The following proteins come from a genomic window of Sphingobium cloacae:
- a CDS encoding citrate synthase, with amino-acid sequence MSDKNATLTIDGETKDYAILDGTVGPQVIDVRKLYANTGMFTYDPGFTSTASCESGLTYIDGDEGVLLHRGYPIGQLAEQSSFMEVSYLLLNGELPTQAQLDEFTNTITRHTMLHEQLSTFFRGFRRDAHPMAIMCGVVGALSAFYHDSTDINDPVQRKIASHRLIAKMPTIAAMAYKYSAGQPFVYPRNDLSYTANFLRMTFSVPAEEYIPDPVIVDAMDKIFILHADHEQNASTSTVRLAGSSGANPFACIAAGIACLWGPAHGGANEAALNMLREIGTVDRIPEYIARAKNKDDPFRLMGFGHRVYKNYDPRATVMQKTAKDVLDKLGVDDPIFDVAKELEQIALNDPYFIEKKLYPNVDFYSGVILSAIGFPTEMFTVLFALARTVGWVAQWNEMISDPAQKIGRPRQLYTGPTQRDYVPVGKR; translated from the coding sequence ATGTCGGATAAAAATGCCACTTTGACCATCGACGGGGAGACGAAGGACTACGCCATTCTGGATGGCACCGTCGGCCCGCAGGTCATCGACGTGCGCAAGCTCTACGCCAATACCGGCATGTTCACCTACGATCCCGGCTTCACCTCGACCGCGAGTTGCGAATCGGGCCTGACCTATATCGACGGCGACGAAGGCGTGCTGCTCCACCGCGGCTACCCCATCGGCCAGCTTGCCGAACAGTCCAGCTTCATGGAAGTCAGCTATCTGCTGTTGAACGGCGAACTGCCGACGCAGGCGCAACTGGACGAATTCACCAACACCATCACGCGCCACACGATGCTGCATGAGCAGCTTTCGACTTTCTTCCGCGGTTTCCGGCGCGACGCGCACCCGATGGCGATCATGTGCGGCGTTGTCGGCGCCTTGTCGGCCTTTTACCATGACTCGACCGACATCAACGATCCGGTGCAGCGCAAGATCGCCAGCCACCGCCTGATCGCCAAGATGCCGACCATCGCGGCGATGGCCTATAAATATTCGGCGGGCCAGCCCTTCGTCTATCCGCGCAACGATCTGAGCTACACCGCCAATTTCCTGCGCATGACCTTCTCGGTCCCGGCGGAAGAATATATCCCCGATCCGGTCATCGTCGACGCGATGGACAAGATCTTCATTCTCCACGCCGATCATGAGCAGAATGCGTCGACCTCGACTGTGCGCCTGGCCGGTTCGTCGGGGGCCAATCCCTTCGCCTGCATCGCGGCGGGCATCGCCTGCCTGTGGGGCCCGGCGCATGGCGGCGCGAACGAGGCGGCGCTCAACATGCTGCGCGAGATCGGCACCGTCGACCGCATCCCTGAATATATCGCCCGCGCCAAGAACAAGGACGACCCGTTCCGCCTGATGGGCTTTGGCCATCGCGTCTACAAGAATTACGATCCGCGCGCGACCGTCATGCAGAAGACCGCGAAGGACGTTCTGGACAAGCTGGGCGTCGACGATCCGATCTTCGACGTGGCCAAGGAACTGGAACAGATCGCGCTCAACGATCCTTATTTCATCGAAAAGAAGCTTTACCCCAATGTGGACTTCTATTCGGGCGTGATCCTGTCGGCGATCGGCTTCCCGACCGAGATGTTCACCGTGCTGTTCGCTCTCGCCCGCACCGTGGGCTGGGTCGCGCAGTGGAACGAAATGATCTCCGACCCCGCGCAGAAGATCGGTCGCCCGCGCCAGCTCTACACCGGCCCGACTCAGCGCGACTACGTCCCGGTCGGCAAGCGCTGA
- a CDS encoding sensor histidine kinase, with amino-acid sequence MTMPTLPAIVEASISADGLLLSADEPLLALQREAGADLGERLAIPQLAAVARLAARLGIIVSRPVAAASERCDIDMWVRARPEGKAVHLSVIDWQERSISTVRNNQSGPLEADLAAVSDGWSWQVDTQLRFQMVLEGGDPDGVLPMQPPVPGSPFSSYFQLQADEDGDMAILRGFTQRRAFRDQLACLTSDPARRFHLSGFPLFDLAGQLLGYRGKAFALDLAVPVPEIAPPAAVDSLAFGKRLDRSLRQPLGRIIANADTISAQLEGPLRSDYMGYALDIASAGRHLMALVDDLADLQAIDRPDFTVASESVDLADIGRRAAGLLGVKALDRQINVLPPETGEAVPARGEFRRVLQILVNLIGNAIRYGPEGSEVRLEIGLEDGRPRIAVTDEGSGVLPEDRERIFEKFERLGRDDQGGSGLGLYISRKLARAMGGDIRIEGDAGQGACFILTLPADETSGQIGLVSDQLLD; translated from the coding sequence ATGACCATGCCGACGCTTCCCGCCATTGTCGAGGCGTCGATATCGGCCGACGGCCTGTTGCTGAGCGCCGACGAACCGCTGCTGGCGCTCCAGCGTGAGGCAGGGGCGGATCTGGGGGAACGGCTTGCCATCCCTCAACTGGCTGCCGTCGCGCGGCTGGCGGCCCGTTTGGGCATCATCGTGTCGCGCCCGGTGGCGGCGGCGTCGGAGAGATGCGATATCGACATGTGGGTGCGGGCGAGGCCGGAGGGGAAGGCGGTTCATCTGTCTGTGATCGACTGGCAGGAGCGATCCATTTCCACGGTGCGCAACAATCAAAGCGGTCCGCTGGAAGCCGATCTTGCCGCCGTGTCGGACGGCTGGAGCTGGCAGGTGGACACGCAATTGCGGTTTCAGATGGTGTTGGAGGGGGGCGATCCGGACGGCGTCCTGCCCATGCAGCCGCCCGTGCCGGGAAGTCCCTTTTCCAGCTATTTCCAGTTGCAGGCCGATGAGGACGGCGACATGGCGATCCTGCGCGGCTTCACGCAGCGCCGGGCGTTTCGCGATCAATTGGCTTGCCTGACCAGCGATCCGGCTAGGCGGTTCCACCTTTCCGGTTTTCCGCTGTTCGACCTGGCCGGGCAGCTATTGGGCTATCGTGGCAAGGCCTTTGCGCTCGATCTGGCGGTTCCGGTTCCGGAGATCGCGCCGCCCGCCGCAGTCGATTCCCTCGCTTTTGGCAAGCGGCTCGATCGCTCGCTTCGTCAGCCTCTGGGCCGGATCATCGCCAATGCGGATACCATCAGCGCCCAGTTGGAAGGGCCTCTGCGTTCCGATTATATGGGCTATGCGCTCGACATCGCATCGGCGGGCCGGCATCTGATGGCTCTGGTGGACGATCTGGCGGATTTGCAGGCGATAGACCGGCCCGATTTCACGGTCGCTTCGGAGTCGGTCGATCTGGCGGATATCGGCCGCCGCGCTGCTGGCCTGCTGGGCGTGAAGGCGCTGGACAGGCAGATCAATGTCCTGCCCCCGGAAACGGGAGAGGCGGTGCCCGCGCGGGGCGAGTTCCGGCGCGTGTTGCAGATATTGGTCAACCTGATCGGCAACGCCATCCGCTATGGCCCGGAAGGATCGGAGGTGCGGCTGGAGATCGGACTGGAAGATGGCCGGCCGCGCATTGCGGTTACGGATGAAGGTTCCGGTGTCTTGCCGGAGGACCGCGAACGCATCTTCGAGAAATTCGAACGTCTGGGCCGCGACGATCAGGGCGGCAGTGGCCTTGGCCTCTATATTTCGCGTAAGCTCGCCCGTGCCATGGGAGGCGACATTCGTATCGAAGGCGATGCGGGACAGGGGGCCTGTTTCATCCTGACATTGCCGGCGGACGAGACAAGCGGACAGATTGGTCTGGTGAGCGATCAGCTTTTGGATTGA